The Dyadobacter sp. 676 DNA window AAGTCTATTTGAATCATAGGGAGCGCCAAAATGAGGGGACTGTAATCAGTCGCATTCATCAAAATATGACATTAATTTCGGAGGATGTAAACGTTCCATAAGCTTACCACAATCCAATCAAATGTCAAAATAGTTTTTATTTACTGGCATTGTATTTGCCAGAAACGCTGCTTCGCAATCGTTTTCAATATAGGTCTGTTCGCCCTTCCATCACATTTTATTTGTCTGGTATGGCAGGTTGTCCGATATTGAGAAGAATAACTTACTTTCAGCCTATCAACCATGAAGACCCTGACCACAAATAGATCCGTATCTCGGGAAGAGCTCGTTTCAATCCTGGAAAAGGACCTTTCACATAACTACAAATACGAGCTGGTCGATGACAACAAGGAAAAATATGTGCTCGTGAAGAAGAATGCGTTGATAGGCGCCAAGATTTCTAATGTCGCCAACAAGATATCTATCGAAGGCGTGACGCCAACACTCGGCGGTTATTTGTTCACTTTCGCAGCTACGTTTTACACAGGTCTGTTTCTCGGAGGAATAGCGCAGCCATGGCTTGAATTCGAGAAATCGGTCGGGCACGCATTGCTGAGCAAACTACAGTAAGGACATCGCCGGAGTAACAAACAAGTTCAGTCTGACAGAATCCGAATTACGAACCATTCACCTCGGCGACCTACTAAATGAACGCCACCGATATTCGCGACATAGAACACAATCAAGACAAAAAGATTGGAGTCAAATCGGACACGGGCCTATTAGGCCAATCATTTTTGGAAATATTCCTGCACTTCGTGCTATCTCTCTTGAAATAAACTATATTTCCTCACCCCGCGGCAACCGGACCGTGGTACGGAGATTGTGCCATCCATCATCCCGGACCAACTGAGCAGCGAAGTTAGACCATATTTTCGCTATTATGCGGTACGCAAACGGCTGGCAGATTCAAGCCGTGACACAGTTCCCGAGCGGTCGCTGCATGCGATGGTTTTAGTTTTCGGCATGGCTCCGGATTTATGGCCGTTGTCAAAGATCGGCAGACCGCGATCGACTTCGCGGCCACGCTGCCCGTACACTAATTTCTATTTTCACTCATTTAAAAAAGGGAGCATAACGGCAGAAGGTTAAAGAAACTTTGCCGATAATTAAGAAAAGCTACCTATATCGGTAGCTTTTCTTATTAGCAATTAGTAAACATCGCAAAAACATTCGTCGAAACCAGACGCTAATTGATCGACAAAGGAACAGAATTCGTCTAAAAAACATCTCGTACTTATTGTAGAGCATAAATAATATCAGCAATTGATATAACTTTTACCGCTATTAAATTATGACCCAACTTAATAGCGATTAATTCAAATTTCACACAAACCTTACTTAATTATGAACAAAAATCTAATCCAAAAGGCTTTGTCTCTGCTATTGGTACTTGCATCCATAATAGGGTGCTCAAAAACGGACCAATTAAATCCGGTCGAAACCACCCCTCCGGAAGATTTTAAGGTAAGCAAACAAGAGGCTTTAAAGTTAGCGACCGCTTCGAATGCACCTGCGAATGCCCGCACCTCAGGGGAAGTTTCCAAAAAGGTAAAGGAAATGAAGGAATTCAAGGAAAATCGTGGTAAAACTGTGTTCTATGCGATAAATTACGAGGACAATAAGGGCTTTCTTCTTCTATCGGCCGATAGAAGAATGACACCCGTCCTTGCTTACTCCGACGAAGGCTCGTTTAATCTGGACACAGACAACCCTGGGATACAGCTTTGGAAGGATTTGGTTTCGCAAAGCTATAAAGGTGTTGAAAAAAACACCAAAGCTCATAGAAACGTCGTTAATGAGTGGAAATATTTTGAGAAAAAAAATGCTGGCAATGGAAGGACGACGGACCAGCCCGTGTGGACGCCAGAAGCAAGTTGTGAATACTTTGTCACGCATCCAATTCCCACAAACGTGACTATACAGCATTTGACTGATCAATTTTCACGTTGGAGGCAAGGGACAGGTTACAACTACTATTGTCCCTCAAATTCTATCCTATTCTGTAACAACATGGACTGTGGTAAAACAAATACTTCATGCGGGGCGGTAGCAGTAGGGCAAGTTCTTCGTTATCATAGAAAACCTATCACAGCCAATGGCAGATCTTTTACAACAGCGATGTTTAATGCCATGCCACCAACTTTGTCGTCATCCAATTGCGATCTGACAGTTGAATCTCATCAAAACATCGCACATTTGCTTCGGGACGTAGGCGCAGATCTTGATGTACACTATAACACAGCAAATCCGTTGCTGGGTGGAGGCTTCTCCTCTGGCAGTGGTTGCCAGTCGTGGAATTTACCCACCAAAATAGATGACTTTTTCAATAGTCACGGGTACATTTCAAACGAAGTTGACTTCTGGGGTCTTAGTGGCGAGAGTACAATTAGAGAGCATCTTTTGGCTAGTAGGCCTGTCATCTTATTCGGAGCAGGATGTACAACTTGCCTTGGTTCTGCTCATATTTGGGTAATTGATGGTGTCCAGGACTTGAATGCGATTTACCAAGATCAGAGCGGCTACTGTTATCATCATCGCGTTACTCTGTATCAAATGAACTGGGGTTGGGGAAATGCAAGTGAAAATAGTGGATGGTTCAATTACACAAGCATCACGGGAGACGGAACCGTTTATGACAGTGCAAACATGAAGGCCTATACTGTAGTACCGTAAATTATTTTGTTATGAAAAAGCGAGGTTTAATAGTAATAATAATGGCAAGCCTAACCTTGAGCGGTTGTGATCGTGACAGACCTATCGGTCCAAAGGGGGACCCGTTAGGCAACACGACCGAAGGCCATTGGCGATTGACCTCACTATACAAAAAGGCTGATCAGGTAAATGTAACTGAGGCAGACAGCCTTGCTTTTCTAAAAATGAGCGTCTACACTAAGTTCGATAGCGCCTACATGACTAACAATCCTCATTATATATTCGCTTTTTCATCGCCTAATTTTACAGATACCACTATAATTGACGCAATTCCTTGGAGCTATTCGACAAATCCTGAAAAGACACGCGAAGTACAATACTATCGGATTTCTAAAACGAAAGGCTTCCAAATCCGCTTCTACTTTATTGAAAATAAACCGCTTTCCTACCAAATGGATTTGAGCAATATAATGGAAAGCGGGGAATACAGAGAAGATTTGGATACTGTTAGGTACGTTTATACACCGACAGAAAAATTCTAAATCACATTTCTTAACAGTCTATAAACTATTAAAGGCTGCCAATTTGGTAGCCTTTCTTTGTTGTACAAAATCTGTGATCCGCCGAAGACTATCAGTTATACCTCAGGACAGAGAAAGGAGCATTTCACCACGATACGAGCCTGGTCTCAGATCAATGAGCAGGTTTTTGATAAAATTGTTAAAAACTTAACCGGCTGATTATCAGAAACACTCATTTTAGGATACTTGTCTCGGGTTGGGGTTTTCCATAAAATTGTGGAAAACTTCAAACGAACTGCCGGGAATCCCGCTCGTTGAAACGGATGTCTGCCTGATGGACGCCCACACCCGACAATAGCCGGTTACGAAATTCTGATGTAACTCCCCTACTCATCGTATACGATGAACACTGATAATCAATCACATACAGCTTACTGTCATTTAAAAATGGTGGGATGCTCGTTTCCTAATTCTAATTAAATAGAAAATAAATTTCATTTTTGTAGGAACTTCCAACAAATCATTTTATTTTCGAACTATGAAAACATTTAATTCAGTAGAAGAGGCCTTCAAATGGTGGCTTGACAACATTTATCGCAACCTTCCGCCCGATCAAAAAAAGGGAAGACTGGTCACCGCTTGGCGTGATTTCACTCACAAGAGAGGTATCTCAGAAAAACGGATGGTTGAGATATTGGGAGAGTTCGGCGATGTCGAAGTAAAAACGATCGTAAACTTTACGCCCAAGTAATTTTTTTACTCTATTCTTGTTGGAAATTCCTACAAGAAGTTAACAAGAGAAAGCCCGGTTTGCTGTGTCGTCGAAAACTCGCACTCCGGGCCAGCTAAATCAATTTTCATAATCTAACCAAAACAAATCTATGAAGAATTGCCCAACATGCAATGCCGAAAGCGCCGGCGAAGCGCAAGTCGACTTACACAAAGAAGTCCAAGAGCTATTCTCCTACTGCGGTAATGCCGTAGACATGGAAAAAGTGCTATGGGACATGCTTCAAAGCAGCATCTCGAATCCCGAGCAGCCCACAGAATGGCGAGAAAATTTGGAAAGGACCTTCCTGTACTGAGAGCGGCGGAGTATAGTGAGCCACCTTCGGCAGAGCAAACTGAGCCAGTCCCGGCGGAGCAAAGTGAGCCACTTTTGAAGGATCTGATTGGGTAGCTGTAATTAACCGAAGTTTGTTGGGCACCGACCTTCAACATAGCGGTCGCTGTCAGACAGACGATGGCAAACCAGCGAATCCAAATGTTCCAAGTCAAACGTATCATTGAACTGCGGACCTCCCAAAAGAGTAACCGCGTTATCGCCCGCGTTTTAGGCATATCCCGCAATACGCTCGATAATTATTTGCGGCAGCTGTCTGCTCACAACACAGACTTATCCACCTTTTTATCATGGACGGAGGAAGAACTGAACAAGTTACTTAATCCGCCATCACCAGAAGTTGTACCGGCGGAGCATCGGGAGCTTTATGCTCTTTTCCCAGGCTACCCCAAAGAACTCGCCCGTGCTGGGGTGAGCCGTCTGACACTGTGGACGGAATATTCTTTAAAACATCCGGCGGCGCTCGGCTACCGGCAATTTTGCTACCACTTTCATCGGTGGCTGGCCTCACAGAAGGTTAGCATGCACTTTGAACACAAGGCTGGGGATAAGCTTTTCGTCGATTTTGCAGGCGGTAAACTTCATCTGACAGATGCTCAAACAGGCCAGTTGATACCAGTGGAGTTTTTTGTGGCCATCCTGCCTTGTTCACAGCTTACCTATGCCCAATGCGTGATGAGCCAGCGAAAAGAGGACCTGGTGGTGGCCCTGAGCAATGCACTGGCCTATTTCGGCGGGGTCCCCCAGGCAATCGTTCCCGATAATCTAAAGGCAGCTGTCAGCAAAGCCGATCGCTATGAACCCGAGATCAATCAGACCCTGGCAGATTTTGCCTCGCATTACGGGACATGCATTTTCCCGGCCCGTAGCCGAAAACCTAAAGACAAGGCGTTGGTGGAAAATGCGGTTAACATCCTTTACGGGCGTATTTACGCCCCACTTCGCAACCATGTCTTTCATTCCATCGAGCAGCTCAATGCCGCAGTCAGACAGCTGTTGGAGGCTCATAACAATACCCAACAAAAGGGAAAGGAAAGTTCTCGTCGTGAGCGGTTTATCGAACTTGAACAGGATGCGTTAATGCCGTTGCCTGCACAGCATTATCAATTGAAAAAGTTCTCCTTATCAAAAGTACATCCCAACGGCCACGCTACCCTGAAAGAGGATAAGCACTATTACTCAGTCCCTTACCGGCTTGTAGGCAAACAGGTAAAGCTGGTTTACACCCATGAATCCGTGGAGATTTATCATAATCATCAGCGGGTTGCATGCCACGAAAGGCTCATAACTAAAAATCGGTACACGACATTAAAGGAGCATCTGCACCCTAGCCATCAGTGGATACAGAGTTGGTCGCCCGCATTTTTTGAAGAACAAGCTGATAAAATTGGCCCCAATACGCGCCTTGCCATTAACGAGATCCTGGGCAGCAAGGTTTATCCCGAACAGGCCTATCGCTCGTGCGTAGGGGTACTTGCTTTTGCCAAACGTTACACTGCCCAGCGTCTGGAAAACGCCTGTGAACGGGCCTTGTACTACAATCACATCTCGGCAACGCTGATTAAATCTATCCTGGACCGTGAGCTGGACCGCATCCCGTTGATAGATGAAGAAGTCGTTGCAGCCGATGCTGATGGCGTTCCACGCCCCGTTATCCCCCTTCACGACAATATCAGGGGGGCTGAATTTTATCAATGAAGGCCGTATTCTTCTGTTTTGTAGATCACATAGTTAATAATTAAACAATTGAAAATGAACAATCAAGCAACTCTTGACCAGATGCGTCAATTATCCCTCTCAGGCATGGCCCAGGCTTTTGAGACGATCATTACATTGCCGGCAGATAAGCAACTTACCAGTGATCAACTGGTAGCCCACTTGATCCACGCTGAATATGAGCACCGGCAGCACCGTAAAATGCAGACGGCCATCAGGCAAGCCAAGTTCCGCTACCAGTCCGCTATTGAAGAGATCGAGTACCATCCCGAAAGAAACCTGGACAAAAACTTGATGCTCCGGCTAGCTGATACCAGCTTTATTACCCGAAGTGAAAATGTTCTTATATCGGGAGCTACGGGCTGTGGTAAAAGTTTTATTGCTACGGCTTTGGGATACCAGGCATGCCAAATGGGTTTACGTGTTGCCTATTTTTCGTTACCCAAACTCCTGCAAAAGCTTCATCTGGCCAAAGCCGATGGATCGTATGCCAAGGAATTGGCCAGGCTTGAAAAAATGCATCTGTTGATCCTGGATGACTGGGGATTACAGCCTTTGGATAACAACGCTAAATTGGCAATCATGCAGCTTATCGAAGACCGGCATGCAAAAGCATCCACTATTATTACATCGCAACTGCCGATCAACAAATGGTATGAGTACTTGGCAGAGCCGACCCTGGGCGACGCGATAATGGACCGCATCTTACAGCACGCAAACCGCATCGAGTTGAAAGGTCAGTCCATGCGAGTGAGAATGAAAATGCCCCAAAATCAAGTTTAGTTCTTAACTTTATGAGGCTACCTATCAGATCGCTTCCAGGTGGCTCAGTTTGCTCCTCCGAGCCTGGCTCAATTTAGACGCCGCAATCACTGTACAAAAGGTTAACTGAATTTTTGACCGCAGTGCAACCTCCCAAGCCGGCCAAACCCGCCGACATGTTTAACGACACGAATATTTAATCACCAATTCTCTCATTAAGATGAAAACAACAACGAATGAACACGTTCGGGCAACGATTCCGAGCGCGTTGAAAATCCGCTTTGCCGTCCAAAAAAGTATCTTTCGAGCAAAAATTACGGTTAAAGGAACACAGGCCCGCATAAATATCAACACCGATATTGGAACAGCCGTTTGGATTCCGCGCCATCAGGAATTTACCGGCGAAGGGTCGGACTCACTCAATCAAACAATCCGCGACACTACCACTTATCTTGTTGACAAGTACAAGGAAATGTGGACCGCCGGGGTGGTTACTGCTGAAATGCTCAAAACCGCATATGAAGCCAACTTTTGCGAATCCGACGAGGGCCTTAGTAAGAGAGAAAAACTACTGAGGTTAAAGGAACGGTTATTAAACGATTTTGAAACGTCGGTCCAGAGAAAGCCTATGCGAGCACAAGACAAAGTGTCCGCCTTTGAAAGAATGATCGCTGAGGTAAATGAAAAACTTGAATTGATGAAGACCATCGATGAGATAGACAAGGAAGTGTTCAACAATCGCGTGCTCGTTCGAAAAAGGCGAAATCGACCTTCTGAAATATTTAACCGTGTAGTCAGGCATCGGATAACCATTCGCTTTCAAGTCCCCGAATCTCGTAAGAATAAGTCGGGCTATTGCTCGATTCAATGCCGGGTTAGCGTAAATGGGGTTCCCGCGACGGCTTTTTCTACCGGACTAAGGGCTAGGCCAGAAACATGGGATAACAAACTGCAGGTAGTTTTAGGCGATGAGCAGACGACCCAAAAATTAATCAGCATTCGGGACGGACTCGACTCTGTTTATCAAGAATTTCGTCGTCGAGGCCGTATTCCAGAACCCGAAGAAGTTATTGCCCATTACTTTGACCATGAGCTGGAGTATAACAAAAAATGGACAGTCGAGGCCCTTTGCGACGCCAAAATAAAGGACCTGCATCGCAGAGGAAGGACAAGCAGGACCATTATGAAGTATCGCCACATTTATACCATGTTCCGGGAAGCGGTTCCCATAATTCTGGTTGAAGATGTGAAGCCCGCTCATATTAGAGAGTTTCACGAACACTTGAAAATCGTGAAAAAGTACACTCAAGACTATTGTAACAAATGCGTTTGCGCTGTTTTTGGACTGTTCGAGCTAGCCGTTGCCAACGGGGCCATTACGCACAACCCAGGCAAAGGACTCCGCTTGGACTGGGAACGGAAAGTAAATCTGACCTGCCTGAGTGATGATGAACTCAAAGCACTCAAAACGACGGAATGGAGCCTCAGATTGCAACGCGTTGTGGATGGCTTCCTTTTCATGTGCTACACTGGGTTGCACATTGCAGATTATCAAAAACTTAACAACAATAACGTCCGAAACTATCAAGGGCAAAAATTCATTGAATATCGACGTCAAAAAAATGACCAGCCTGCAATAGTCCCCATTGGTAAAGAGGCCCAGGCACTTATTGATAAATACGGATCAGTTGACGACTTGCCTCGGATCAGCTCGCAAAAGCAGAACGATTACTTAAAGGTTATCGCCGAGCGAATTGGGACCGACAAACACCTGACAAATAAAGTCGCACGTAAAACTTTCACGGATATGTCGATCAATCAGAGAGGGATGTCGTTCGAGGCAGTCGCAAGCATGCTTGGACACGCATCTACCGACTTTGTTAAAGTGTACGGTCGGGTACGAGAGAATCGAATTTTTGCCGAATGGAGAGGATAAACAGTACTCACTTGAAACTAAACAAACAATGGTCAGAATAGAATCAACCGATACAGTTTTAGCTAGTGTTATTGACTACGTTAATGGTACAGATAGAGAAATTAACGTCACCGTGGCCCTAAGCGGAATGTTAGTTTCCGGCCGAATGGTGAGCGGACACAGGTTCATGAAGCATGTGATGGATAAAATAGTAATAGATCAGCCTTACAGCTCGGAAATCAAAGACGAAGAGAACAAGAATCTCGAAATCTACTTCGGCGCGCTCAAAAGGAAGTACATGGACGCTACGAAGTATTTTGGAGAGGCTGGCTTTATTCATCTGCTGGATGCCAAGTTCCATAATGGATCAGGAAAGGATCTCGGTCGACGTCCAGCGCATTTTTGGCGCGGTGACCTCGAACAGGTTGTAGGTTTTTATTTCGACTGATACGTCACGGGTGGTCGTCAAGAGGCGGCCACTCCTATCCTAACGCATTAATTCACTGCTAACCCAACGATCGATGAATACAAAAACCACATCAACGCAAGCGCCGCCAGGAGTGCTAATCCATCCGATTCCAGGCGATATACAAGATACGATCGACGATTTCTTCTGTCATCACCCCGACCCGGGAGAAACGGATATGCTACTCTGGCGGATGTTCTACCACGCAACGCTGTACGATATGGATAAAAATGGAGTTGCAGCGTTTTTCGAGGATTATGGGAATCTGCACGGAAGCTTGAAAATTTTAATTTACCGGCTTCGCGCATTGCACAGTCATAATCAAGATGCATAAATGACTCATTGCGGCACCGGCTCTGGCTGGTGCTTCCGTGTTATCAGGCTTCGGACATTATTTTTTCTTTTTGGGTAGTGAATCTAATATGAAGGTAAGTGCTTCAACATCGGCCCTGCTTGCCTTACAATCGGGTAGGCTTTTCAGCTGCTTCAAACTTTCAGAGAACTCAGACCCATCTTGTTTTTTAAAGCAAGACTTCATCTGTTTGTAGCTAAATCTTTCCGCCGGAGGATATAAAAAACCATGTTCCATGCTTTGAGACAAGAAGTACAGCAACGAGCTCGCGGTTCCAAGCCACTTGATTGGCGATATATCGACAATAGGGGTCTGATTGAACACTTCCCCGAAATCCTTTTCAATAGTATCTTCTGAAATCCATGTACCCAAAAGAAGGTTGTATAAAACCGGAATTTGAGGATCAGAAAGCCAGCAATACGATAGCCCGGGAGATCGCGTAATACGCGCCGGCTGTGTTGCTCCTGGACGGCTTAATATCTCGAGTCGTTGTCGTATTAGGTCCCCAGCACTTTTTAGTAGGTCAATGCTGATAATGGCCCCCTTTTCCAATTGAAAAAAGGCTTCTGGACTCAACCTGCTACGCGACGCGTTGGTGGCGGTAAAAGTCAACGCCGCCTCTAATTGTAATGCCCGATCTTGGCACTCAACAAGTGACTCCAAGTCCCCGAGCTCTGCAGTTCTGAGAATGTGATCTACTTCGTCGTTATGCCACGCCTTAAATCGCTTAATTTCAGCATCTATATCGGAAAGATTCCCGAGCTTGTAACCTGCGTCCAACTTTCTATAGGCTTCAAGGACGTCCAAAGGGTCGCCCATATTTCCCATGCTAAAAATTATTGCCATGTCAATTAGAAGTTAAGTTCTGGAAGTCGATCTACGGCCCTTTGCTTAACTTCCTCCACTGCACGTACATATTTGGTCACATGGTTCAGCCCACTATGCCCCAGCAAACTGGCCACGCTCCGAATGTCCGTTTCGTAGATCAGCAGGTTGGTCGCAAATGAATGGCGAGCTACATGGAATGTAATATGTTTCTCTATTTTGGCTCGCTTGCCCCAATTTGCAAGACATTTTAGTACCGCATTATGTGATGGTAGTGAAAACACCGAATCATCAGGGCCTTGGGAATCCCCCATAAGGCGAATTGCCGTCGAGTTTAGGTTGATTGTGACCTTCCTATCTGTCTTCTGTTGATCAATACTTAAAGTGCCGCTCTTAATATTTCGCCATTTAAGCTCGACAATATCACAAAACCGCAAGCCTGTATTACAAGCAAACAAAAAGGCCCGTTTTACGTGTTGATTTCCGCAATATGCTCCTGCCAAAGCTTGCAACTCGTCAGTTGATAAAACATCCTTCGCAATTCGTTGCTTATCCGTTTTGTTAACGATTTCAGCGGCCGGATTTGAGGTGAAGAGCTTATCGCGTGTCGCCGCCTTAACCAGTTTCTTGAACTTTGAAAAATAATCATGGGGGGGTATCTCCGCTCAGCTTTTCATGACCATCAAGCCAATCCTTAAATCCTTGACAGAAGGACTCTGTGATCGCCTTTGGCCGTAACGATTTGTCGCCGGTATACTCCTTCAAATAATTCACACTACAACTTATCATCCGATGATCCTTCTTCGTGTACGACTTCAAAAAGTCGTCGCAATAGACGAAGAAATCAACCGTTCTCCGATGCGTCAGTTCTACATCATAATCGGCGGCACCGATCTCCAGTTCCTTCTTGGCCCTAATAGCCTCCGCCACGCGTTTTGACTCTTCGTTATTTGATTTTTCAATCGGATTCTTCGGTCGCTTGTAAATGTACACGTCCAAAAACTCCGTGCGACGCTTACCGTCTTCGTGAATGTCCAGGTAGTACCGGTACTTATCCTTCAATTCTCTTCGTCGTAGCTTGACACCCATTGGATGATATTTTCCTTTTGTTGTAGGTTGCTTTACAAATATAGGAATCTACCCCGAATAGTAACGTATTGGTAACGGATTTTGAGACACCAACGGAAAACAAAAGAAAGTACCCCATTGGGAACAATAATTAAGTATCTCATTAACAGATAATTATTATTCCATTTATCTCTCTTCTTTTCTGTTGATTTTTAGGTTCGATTCCCGTCCCCGGTACTAAACGGGACTTTGGCGAGAAATCGTCCGAAGTTCCGTTTTTTGTTTTAGCTAAATCACTGTTTACTAATCTCTGACTTTACTTAACTTGTCGCTTAATTCCGACTTTTCCTATTGACAAATTACAGTTTTGACTTTGTTTTTCCCACCGAATAAACGGACCAGGTGCTCGCGGAATCTGCTATTCTCCTAACCTTTTCAATGAAATCGCAGGCAAATTTAGCAATTAGATTTACCTCAAGTAGCGACATTTTTCGCCGCATTGACCTCGTTCACTGATCTGATGAGCGGGTTGTATCAGGCATGGAGATAATTAAAAAGTTTCAAGTGGGGTTCGCTCTATGAATGCATTAAGACAAAAACGGGAGCCGTATGCCAGCTCCCGTTTCACTCGTCATGATAAACTATTTTATAACGATCTTCTTCGTCAGCACTTTTTGGTCTGAAACTACACGGAGGATATAGATTCCTGGCTTCGAATTTTTGACATCCACTTCCATTTCTGGTTGATCTTTGAACAACTTGCCGAATAATTCACGCCCTTCAGAACTTACCACCTCAACCTTACCCGAAGGCAGACCAGTCAGCTTCACACGGAAGAGCCCTGTACTTGGATTGGGATACACGGCGTTCTCAGGAAGTTCTTCGGTAACCTCCTGCGTCGCTGGAAGCATGTAAGTCACCACCGGGCGCTCAACAGCCGCCGTCCGAAGAGTATAATTGGTTGTACAACCTTCCAGGTAAATCCTGACCGCCGATCCGGTGGCAGCGAAGAATCCGTCTTTTAATAGAACTTCATCTTCAGCATGATAGATAGCTTCCGCACCGGAATTAACTACATTTTGTGCTGTGATAGTAGATGAGGCCTGTTGCCGATCCGACGAATTACTGTTCACGGGCGAGAGAATTGTACGGTCCGCCACGCATTCCTCTAAACCGGTAACAATCAACGAAAACTTCTGAGATCCCGAGACTAAACTACCTTTATGATTGATTGTTAGCGTATACGTTTGGCCAGGTGTCGGATTCACAACTTCAATCTTTTCGACATTGTCGCGGTCATTGTCGCCTTGTAGAGCAGGCCCTTGGGCACTGATTTTACCATTAGACCAGTCCAGTTTCCACGGATAGTAGGTCGTTCCATTGGCGGTCAATCGCAAGTCGAGATCATTTACAAGTACAGCAGAGGGATCGTTATCAACTCTGTTGGTACCAGCAGGATCGATCCAGCAAACTGTGGCAACCAAGGGCTCTGTACCCGAAGCCACAAATTCCCTGGAGTAGCTTCCGCTGCTTGCCAATTGATCTTCTGAAATGAACGATTTTCCACCGTTATCGGTAATTGCGTTGGCTGCTTTTTCGGCGTTCAAAAGTCCCCAACCAAAAGCAATGTCCGGCCCTGGGTTGGCGCCGGCTTCACTCGCGGTGTGTAGCATGAGTGCCCTTACCGTTGAAGAACGCATAAAATGCTGGTTGACGTTGTTATAATGCTGCTGGAGTAGCAACACTATACCTGTTACTGTCGGTGCGGCGAAGGATGTCCCGGCTCCATTGGTATAGTCTGTATCCGACCTGGTTGCGACGATCCGAGTGGTGCTGCCGGGCGCGGAGATGTCCGGTTTTACCCGACCATCGTCCGCCGGGCCATAGCTGGAAGGCTCACTTCCCCCACTGTTGATAATCACCGAACTAGGGCCTGTATAGTTGAGTACGTCCCGGGTATTGGCTACCGAGAGGCCGTTTTTTACGACACCGCCGTTATTGAGCTTATCCACCGGCCCACCAGCATTGCCGCCCGCAAATACCGAAATATAGTACGGGGCGCTATACATTACAGAATCCCAGCCTGCGACGTTATAATAGCTTCCATAACCGCCAACAACGTAAGAATGGTTCGAGACCAACAACCCCTGTGATGCGGCGGTTGCTACCTCCGAAAGATCGCCAGTAGGAGTATATGCGTGGACATTCGCCTTGGGGGCGGCGCCTTTTGCCCGGCCATACAACATGTTAGTAGGTGGTGGCGCTATCCATGGAGACGTGTTATTAGTGCCACCTTCCCATGCGATTACCTGCCCGGACACTCCTGTTCCGTGTGCATAGGCAAGGGTCGAGTTAGTAGCAGGATTAAAAGCCGGCCCGTCGATCTGTATAGCCCTGCTCTGAAACGCTTGATGACTTACCCGGATAGGATCATATTCCCAAACGCCGGCAGTCATGCTTTCACCATGG harbors:
- a CDS encoding S8 family peptidase, which gives rise to MKQLGYLSIIVLCFSSSIAFSQTKEEIVKIQDSTDVDKLIEYSRRFKARDEEKRKKAQALAQQKGWALYKVDDKGRKLHLQGVDSKGEPIYEQPLDTEDIISVRADKLYSGGGLGLSVHGESMTAGVWEYDPIRVSHQAFQSRAIQIDGPAFNPATNSTLAYAHGTGVSGQVIAWEGGTNNTSPWIAPPPTNMLYGRAKGAAPKANVHAYTPTGDLSEVATAASQGLLVSNHSYVVGGYGSYYNVAGWDSVMYSAPYYISVFAGGNAGGPVDKLNNGGVVKNGLSVANTRDVLNYTGPSSVIINSGGSEPSSYGPADDGRVKPDISAPGSTTRIVATRSDTDYTNGAGTSFAAPTVTGIVLLLQQHYNNVNQHFMRSSTVRALMLHTASEAGANPGPDIAFGWGLLNAEKAANAITDNGGKSFISEDQLASSGSYSREFVASGTEPLVATVCWIDPAGTNRVDNDPSAVLVNDLDLRLTANGTTYYPWKLDWSNGKISAQGPALQGDNDRDNVEKIEVVNPTPGQTYTLTINHKGSLVSGSQKFSLIVTGLEECVADRTILSPVNSNSSDRQQASSTITAQNVVNSGAEAIYHAEDEVLLKDGFFAATGSAVRIYLEGCTTNYTLRTAAVERPVVTYMLPATQEVTEELPENAVYPNPSTGLFRVKLTGLPSGKVEVVSSEGRELFGKLFKDQPEMEVDVKNSKPGIYILRVVSDQKVLTKKIVIK
- a CDS encoding phage integrase SAM-like domain-containing protein codes for the protein MGVKLRRRELKDKYRYYLDIHEDGKRRTEFLDVYIYKRPKNPIEKSNNEESKRVAEAIRAKKELEIGAADYDVELTHRRTVDFFVYCDDFLKSYTKKDHRMISCSVNYLKEYTGDKSLRPKAITESFCQGFKDWLDGHEKLSGDTPP